The Companilactobacillus pabuli genomic sequence AAGCCGGTGATATTGTGATCGTTAATCAAGGCGTGGGAGCTGGAAATGACGGCCATACTGCCATTCTACTAGGCAAATGGCAAGGTAAAGCCACTAAGATCATTGAGCAAGGTGGTACGGGTGACAAAGTTAACGAAAGCACTTTTGGGACCGCTTTTTATAGCTTACTAAATGGTGGTGATGTAACGTTAGCCCGGCCAATCAAGAAGTAAGGAGGAACCAACAAATGAAGCGTAGCGTGGTATTAAGTATTGCGCTTGGTAGTTTGATCTTAATTATGTCATTAGGAACGAATGCCTATCAACATAGCCAAGTTAAGCAGGCACAACAGCAGATCAGTCGTTTACAAAAACAGAAGCGCCAAGTTAACCAGCAATTGACTAAAACCAACCAACAAAAGCAGTTATTGAGCACCCAAATTGACAGTTATAAGACCTACCAAAATAATAAAGACAAAAGTCAGGCTGAACTTAGCTTTAATACGGTAGTCACCAAGTTCTTTAAGGTCATGAACAACTTTAAGCCCAAGACCTACGGCCAGCGTAAAGATGGCGTGAAAGACTTGATTTCCGACAAGCTATATCAGCAATACTTTTCAAATAAGGGCACGTATGGTGATAGCAATAGTGTTTCAGCTAAGTTAAACCAACTGAACCTGTATACGCAAAGTAAGCAGGGGCAAAATATGAAAGGCTTGGCCGTTGTCAGTTACGAAAGTAAGAGTGGCGACAACGACTGGCAAAAGGCGACGGTACTTTATCAAGTGACTTTCGATACCACCACGGATCGAATCACCGCGGTACAAAATTTAGGTAGTAGTTTTAAAGCCAGTGACCTTAATTAAACGCGTTGGTAAAGCCCTAGCGGTAATCGTGGTGGTTTTAGCCGTTAGCGGGTTTGCTGGTCATCAATATGTCAATCACGTAGAAAAGCAGCGATCAATCGTGACGCTGGCTAAGCATTCTGATAAAGTTCTGTTCTTTTACCGTGATGATTGCCCGGATTGCCAAGCAATTTTCCACCAGATTTATTGGCATAACGTCATCAGTCACAACATCATTTTGATTAATATGAATCAACCGAAGAATCGGCATTACATTCAAAAATATCAACTAACGGCGGTGCCAACCTTGATTCATGGCAAGCAACGGTACACCGGCACCAACCAACAAAGAATTAAACAGATAGTAGGTGATTAGATGAAAGACAAATTATTAAACAGCGTTAAAGCCAGTTGGCCGTATCTACTAACGCTAATCATTGGCTTGTATTTAGCGGAGATTTTAGCCGGATCAGTCATGGCCTTGTCGCTCTATAAGTTGACTTTTGCGGATCATATGCCAACGGTGTTAAAGCAGTTAGTCTTACACCCCTGGCACTATTACAACTTGTATTTGGGTCAAAAGAACCCGGTATTAATTGTCGTCAGTATCGCTGTGATCCTGTACACCATTTATTTTGCCTTGAAACGAAATAGTAAACATAAAGCGTGGGAAACCGCAGATACTGAAACTCACGGGAGTGCGACCTGGGGGAATTTAAAAGAATTAAGTGACCATTACTTTAGTATCAATGCCAAAGACCTCACCACAGCATTTAACAAGAGTACCAAGGCAGAAATTCTCAAATCATTAGTGGATCGAGAAAAGTCAGCGAAGGGAGGAGATTAACATGAACAGGACAATTTTAGGGATCGTGGATAAACAGATTGTTTACCAGAATAACAGCACCAAACCCAATCGGAATATCTTTGTGGTTGGGGCCCAGGATCATATAAGACCCAGTCAGTCGTCATTACCAACCTGTTTAACGAAACGGAGAACAGCATTGTCGTAACCGACCCGAAAGGTGAATTATACGAAAAGACGGCCGGTATCAAACTAGCCCAAGGCTATCAAGTACATGTCGTCAACTTTGCCAACATGGCGCACAGCGATCGCTACAACCCCTTTGATTATATTCAACGGGATATTCAATCCGAAACCGTCGCCACCAAGATCGTTCAGAGTGAAAATGCCGAAGGTAAAAAAGACGTGTGGTTCAGTACCCAACGGCAACTTCTGAAGGCGCTAATCCTGTTTGTCATGAACCACCGGTCACCAGAGCAACGGAATTTGGCGGGTGTGACCCAAGTGTTGCAAGAAAACGATGTCGAAGCCGAGGAAAAGGGAGCAGATAGTCCGTTAGATACCTTGTTTCTTGATTTAACCATGACTGATCCCGCGAGACGCGCTTATGAGTTAGGTTTCAAAAAGGCCAAAGGGGAAATGAAAGCCAGCATTATTGAAAGTCTGTTGGCAACCATTTCGAAGTTTGTCGACAAAGAAGTGGCCGATTTTACCAGTTTTTCGGATTTTGATTTAAAAGAGATTGGCAAAGCCAAAGTTGTGCTATATGTGATTAT encodes the following:
- a CDS encoding thioredoxin, whose protein sequence is MTLIKRVGKALAVIVVVLAVSGFAGHQYVNHVEKQRSIVTLAKHSDKVLFFYRDDCPDCQAIFHQIYWHNVISHNIILINMNQPKNRHYIQKYQLTAVPTLIHGKQRYTGTNQQRIKQIVGD
- a CDS encoding conjugal transfer protein translates to MKDKLLNSVKASWPYLLTLIIGLYLAEILAGSVMALSLYKLTFADHMPTVLKQLVLHPWHYYNLYLGQKNPVLIVVSIAVILYTIYFALKRNSKHKAWETADTETHGSATWGNLKELSDHYFSINAKDLTTAFNKSTKAEILKSLVDREKSAKGGD